DNA from Strigops habroptila isolate Jane chromosome 2, bStrHab1.2.pri, whole genome shotgun sequence:
aatctttccttttaaaagttttgttaCACTCACTGCAAACAAGTGTGTCTGAGTGGGAGAGAGACAGGCAAAGTGTAAATTAATAGCTTCTTACAGAAGCTCAGAATCAAACCTTAGTAGTCCTCTAGAACAATGCTAAAATCCACACAAAATGCAAGGAACTCAGATTGGAAGAGAATAATGCAGTATGAATTATCCAGATCCAAAATCCTACATTGTACAAGTTCTCATTAACTTGATCACAAAGCAAAGTTAGTACACTGAGCAGCATTTCCAGCAGTTAAAGGTCCAGCCAGAGCGACAACCGTTTTACCAATAAAGTGTTAGTAAACAAGTTCGTCTGGACACAGTGACAAGTTGATGAAATGAGTTCAGCACGAACTCCTCAAATTAGCAGTTTGTTTCCTATTTGTATCAaaagttcagttttgtttaCTAAATCATTTGGAGTTTACCTGCATGACTTTCTTTATTATGTTTCAGAAGCTCTGACCAAGTTTTTCCAGTATAtgagcagttttctttcttgcatgcATAGCCTGTTGGACAGGACAGATGTTTACAATCACAAAGGTTCTGGCAAACAGAGTCCAGTTTTTCAAGGGGGAACTCCACTTCtagcatttgaaaattaaaggcCAGCATTCCTCCTGCCATACTGCAACCAACAGAAATTAGAACACTAGAACATACTAACAAACTGTTTTAAGGAAGAAACCTTGTATCACTCACACAAGTTGTCCAGAGAGACTGTGGAATCCCTACCCCCAGAACCATTCAAAACTTGACTGGCTGCAGTCctcagcaacctggtctaacTGACGCCACCttgagcagggagttggaccaGGTGACCTCCAGACCcccagaggtcctttccaacctaaatgattttatgaGAATCTATTCTTGCTTCAGTAAAACTATTTCCTCACCAGCCACTCATTTTCACTCAgattaaaataactgtaataatattactattaaaatatttatattacatatTAAACCAGGATCTTGACCATACAGTAATATTCCAGTCTAAAGAGACTCTACCATTCTGTCAGGCAGacagaatgttttttaaatgaaccaCAGAAAGTCAATACTATTTAAATCCCAGGACTGGAAAGATCAAACAACTATGAACAAGTCCCTGTCTTAAGAAAGGAACACAGTACAAATCACAGCTTTTTGCATACCCTTCCTAGTCCcctgggtttgttgttttttttctagcatTGGAAAGCAGGTTAGCTGTCAATCGTACTGAAAGAATGGACAGGAGGGTAGCAGGATTAGCTCAAACATACATGACCACCTCCTGACAATTCCACTTAAACACCTTTCTCATAGGTACATTAATAACTTCAAACAATGCAAGTCTACATGGTTTTGCCAAGGCTCCATAGGAAATCTGTTGGAGAACTGGCAACTGATCGTAACCTCTGGAGGTCTAGGCTAGCGCCTTAACCATTAGCGCATCTCCAGAAGATGGATTATGGACAAGGAGGCacattaggaaaataaattactgaagGCATCCCAAGCTCTGTTCAGCCTGCCACAAGTATACTGTAACTGCACATTGCAACGCCTTGCAACTGTATCCCACCTGACTATTCAAAAGTGGTGTTCTTGTTTTGTGGGACTGGATCACTAGGCCCAGAACACTTTCATGTCTCTTGTACATCCCTGCATACTCTCTGTACTGGAAGAagtcctttttcctttgctaaaaCGTAActgaagcaagaagaaaaactgtattACCTTCATGTATCTTTTCGTGGCGCTTTAGATGACTTGGGGTAGAAAAGCACTTTCCACATCCTTCATTATTACATCTAGGTATAAAATACActggtttaatttctttcactgcatccgcatattttttgttcttaagTCAAGAACATTTAAAGTGGACAAAATAATTCAAGTTTCCCCTTGCCTAAAGATCTGTTCTGTGTGCCCTCCCCTGCCTTGTAAAAGTAAATTCCGTAATACGTTTGTAATAGAGGACTCTGATCCCCTCAAGAGTGAAATTATAGTACAATTTCCATACATACAGCAAGTTAAGCTTTAGCTAAAGAATCAAGCCTTATATCATCCCTACACAGTAGGCTCTTCaaagataaaagagaaatagaaagtgGAGGGTTTAAGTGGTTTGTACAGATCTAGCAGAGCAGCGACAGTATTTTTGTGCCTGTCACACAGCCATACTAGTGCACTTCACTTAAGTGGAACACTCCTGTTAAGTGTGTTCCACCTGTAAGAAACACAAGACTAAACTTTGCTTTCATCAGATCTATACTAATGTGTCCTGTAAAGAATGGAATCATAGATTCACAGCTTCTCAGATTGGTGTCCAAGCCTCTCACCCTTTTTAAGCTACTACTCGCTTCAGTGTTAGCCACGTCACTCCTTtttactggaaaacagaagtagCTGCATCTTTCATTCCGCTGCAAGCTCTTATGCTTGTATTTCAGATTGTGTGAACTAGAAACTAGGggtctttttgtttatttttttctgtgaaccTGTAATAAACCCATAGAAAACATCCGGAACGCGAAGTTGCAGAGCACCAAGAAACACAGACTACTGAGCAAAGAGCTTGCACAAGAAATGTGCTTGCAGCCATGACTACAAATCCATTccagttttggttttattgctttttttaaatgctacaTTAATGAAAAGGTTGAGAAGAGGCTCCTGTTTTCATCTGCGGTGTTTATGGAATTGttaaaattcattattaaaattactgaagttcattattaaaattatcCACCTACTTGAAGGGAGGGTCATTGGTGTGGTAACACTGATGAACTTTAAGTTGTTGGTGTTTCCTGAAAGACTCGTTACAGCCTTCAAAGTCGCACTATTTAGGAAATTAAGTTATCATTAGAGGCCAAATAATGAAAGCCCAGTCCACATGCATTTGCTGAAATCCCAATCACAGTATTTGAACTCATACAAGTACTGCATAATAACAAGTTGAAGTATTTCACTAGATACACAAAGAGGAGCTTGTTTAGTCTCCACTTTGTAGTATCAAAGGTAATTACTCACCACATATTGCCTTTTCTGATTCTGATGCTTGCGCTCAACATGCTTCTTTAAGTTtgattttgttctgaatttctcATTGCAGCCATCAGCTGTGCACCTACAAATGAACTACATTATTACCACTCCCAAACAGTGATACTGTTACAGATACAGATACAGAAATTGCTGGACAAGAAGAATACACAAAGAATAACTGAAAGTCAACCCAAACATAAAAATTTGCCTTAACAACACAAAAAGACAGGCTAAGTTACAATCAAAAGCCACAGGAAAATACATTAGAAGagatttttaataaagcatGCAGGAATTCCTAGCTCCTAATCCATGACATACAGCGATTAAAAGCTTAGTAACAGGAAATAACTGCCCTTCCTTCTTTGAATTCCGTATTGTTGGGAGAGATCTGCCCGTTTCTATTACGGATCTCGGCCAGATAGGAGGCTTTAGGCTGCTGTTTCCCACAGATCTCACCCTGTGTGCGCACTGTTAGGCAGCACTCATGGTACCAGAGCTAGGTGTGCATGGTCTGCACTACCCACACATCAGTTTCAACTCCACTTCCCTAAGGACAAGCGTAATCCGTTTTAAGATGTAAAAAACGCGGCCTTACTCGAACGGCTTTTCCCCGGTGTGCGTAAGAATGTGTCGAGCGCGATGGAAGTCTCTGGTGAAGCCTTTACCGCAGCCGTCGTAAGGGCAAACATACGGCCTCTGAGATCGGAGcgggagaggaggaggagggagtgcCGGTCAGAGGCGGCAGAACACCGCGACGGGCCTCGCCTGCTTGCGGGAGGCTCCTTCGGCAGCACACACCCACCCCTGGGGCTGCGGGTACCCCAGGGGGTGCACCGGGCTGCCCGGCCGCGACCCGCCCCAGCGCGGCGCCCCTCACCCCAGCCGCGCTAACCCTCCCTCTGCGGCCGCGGGGAGCCCCAGGCGGGGCCCGTCCCGGCTCACCTCGCCCGTGTGCCGGCAGAGGTGCGCGTCCAACTTCCAGCCCTTGTTAAAGGCAGCGTCGCAGCCCGGGAAGGAGCAGATGAaggggcgggcgcggggcgcgCTTCCGCCGCCCTCCGGCgcgctccccgccgccccgTCTCCGGCCATGCAGCACGGCACATGACGGCGCgccggccgcggggcggggcgcggcgctgGCGCAGGCGCCGTCGGTCGGTGGGGTTCGGGGGTCATGGCGATGCTGACACAGGGCCGCGAGCGGAGCGTCCCTGGCGCGGTCCTGCCTGGCCCGCGTCCGCTGAGCGGCCGTGAGCGCTGCGCAGCGCCGCGGCCTCCCCACCTCTCCGAGCAGCCCGCAGCCGCGGTGCCTTCTGTTACCTCATGCGCCAGGCGCAGCCCCCGCTGCTACCCGGTGTGGGGCTCTCACACGCCACAGGACAGCCGGTGGTGCAGGGATCCAAAAGGTCCAACTCGGGGTCCTTCCACGGGACAGCCGTACAGGGCTTTAGGGACGAACGGGCACTGCTGCATCCCCGAGAAGCAGTGGAGATGCCAGGTTAGGTCCTTGCCAGTTGTGGTGTGAGTCCCTGCCTTGCCAGGGAGAGGATGGGTCTGCGTCATGCTGGTTAGCCGCTGGTCCGGACCAGGGGAGTATCAGGGACCCAGGTGTCAGCCTCTGCTGCACACTCCCTACCACCAGCCCCCAAATTCAGGGCTTTGCAGCCCAGGCTGTGTCTCAGCTGTCCGGGATCCTGTGGCAGAGGTGGCCTGTCACCCTGGCCTGTGGTCATGCTGCATCCCCAAGGTGCCTGAGGTCCTACTTGGGGACTCACTGAGCTGAGGGGCAGTGGTACCTTGTGCAGCACCTCCGTGGTACCTGGCTTGCCATGCTGAGGTGTCGTAtcatctgctctgctttgaaCTGTTTGAGTTGTCACCTGAGCTTTATTTTAGGAGACATTCCCGATCTGCTGCAATTCTTCCCACAGAGTGAGTGTGAGGGACAGGGGGAGAAAGCTGGGACAGGACTGTGACAAGGGAACCAC
Protein-coding regions in this window:
- the GTF3A gene encoding transcription factor IIIA, with the translated sequence MAGDGAAGSAPEGGGSAPRARPFICSFPGCDAAFNKGWKLDAHLCRHTGERPYVCPYDGCGKGFTRDFHRARHILTHTGEKPFECTADGCNEKFRTKSNLKKHVERKHQNQKRQYVCDFEGCNESFRKHQQLKVHQCYHTNDPPFKCNNEGCGKCFSTPSHLKRHEKIHEGYACKKENCSYTGKTWSELLKHNKESHADTLVCSECNKTFKRKDYLKQHQKTHAAEREVCRCPKEGCGRTYTTVFNLQSHILSFHEEKKPFSCDYPGCGRTFAMKQSLARHAVVHDPEKKKLNLKTKRSRPKRSLASRLSGYIPPKTQPGKDAVVTQSKTMDKPMESEIPTVEILTLQ